In one Winogradskyella sp. MH6 genomic region, the following are encoded:
- a CDS encoding choice-of-anchor D domain-containing protein has protein sequence MKKNYLSLILLICALNFGFGQIITFDFNGLAGNEASAGSNYNDLNLGTSTITRGAGLSAANNANRFNATGWAGTSIANAVAGDDYMEFTITPNATYEFNVTTIEVNFQRSGTGPRGIALRNSLDGYAANIDTEKVILDNTNVQTFTFIVNQTNNSAAVSYRVYGWAEAGGGTGGFEGTGNDIVVNGSVISTSTNTTVQFDTPTSTLTEDGAFIDVCVSITNPSTTVATTVDISLGGGSTATNGTDYDDGAGTPAAIVFPQTLTFPANSSADQCLTIYISNDDTLIEADETVVLNLTSPSGGDSASIGSTSTHTLTILDNDFYDTCATSVTIPVNATCVNQSFTNVGATDSGVADPGCGSYSGGDVWFNLTVPASGSVTVETSDNGGITDSGLALYSGTCGSLSLIDCDDDSGTGNMSLINAAGLTPGSTIYVRVWEFNNNDFDTFNICAYSAPEIDVERNTGTSIPNGSAANAGYNTVFAATVIGSSSAPKTFHVSSEGSADVNLTSITSSNPTEFTVSLNPSPATVTPGTEVDFEITFSPNGVGLRTATITIVSNDADENPYTFNVQGNGECAAGTLTFLPDNGPVNTIVNVTTSSTNFGGSTTATVNGIPATVNVISNSEIEVTIPSGATTGSLEIIDDLGCVSSDLFTVIDQQISSCEGSSGTTPLDLFISEITDHGTGHHSYVEIYNGTGVTVDLTDYEIRIHNNGAATATNTIPLTGSVLNNDVFVLAFGSTDATNPNAIHGYDQSDTAFGINEDDNIRLYYTPTNDWIDVWGDTSGSIFTLASKDYTYRRKNSGITAPNTYGDTTWNPTDWDAFTPVDYSDIGTYDFSTGTPPTVNNISSATTACNEVTISVSATEGYVTGNPLAYYWYAYDPANAGLGWQAISNGGIYTTNTTSPNLVISDPNSVLDFQFYCQVREDDATCFTASNAIKITYGTATWDGTNWTWNDGTAIDTMPTTNASVIIDGDYDTSSGGVQTSFEACDCTVNTGNTLTIENNTYVLVENDLTVDGNVIVKTDGSFVQVNDNANVDGAVLSDKTRISVEKETAYLASYHEYTYWSSPVNGEIVSDGLEEANDNRIYYFSGQNFRDSTAETSNNNATVAGQDDIDDDANDWQFANGATVMLPGVGYASTHDPSTFINPTSYSYTFEGAFNNGIFNVPIYRNDAETNDNNWNFIGNPYPSAIDADLFLAANSSIDQTVGATNGAIFFWSHNTAADGNTNGNENLNYAQSDYAIINGSGETMGGDMVMPNRYIPSGQGFFVSMDDGATASVHSGTIMTTNVVFNNSMRVTGNNDQFFRTAQYNKLWLNLTSDNGVFNQVLVAYVDGATDGDDGMYYDAHKNLSSDLYSGIYTIIDSTIDKKFAIQGKDPYNLNIDEVIPLGFSTTIEEATIYTISIHATEGNFMGENDIFVIDYDLNIIHNLKTFDYNFTSNSGEFNNRFEIVFTPEALSVNDNIITANDLIITELNNGEVQIKVSEQYTIQHVEILDVLGRQVYSLTGNSSAEVYNLSKLSNAAYIAKVTLSNGQVISKKAIKQR, from the coding sequence ATGAAAAAGAACTACTTATCCCTTATACTACTTATCTGTGCTCTAAATTTTGGTTTTGGGCAGATTATCACATTTGACTTCAATGGCCTGGCAGGAAATGAAGCTTCGGCTGGATCGAACTATAACGATTTAAATTTAGGGACATCGACCATAACAAGAGGTGCTGGTTTAAGCGCAGCAAATAACGCCAATAGATTTAACGCTACTGGCTGGGCTGGAACTAGTATAGCTAATGCTGTAGCCGGAGATGATTACATGGAGTTTACTATAACACCGAATGCCACTTATGAGTTCAATGTAACAACAATTGAGGTTAATTTTCAGCGTTCAGGAACTGGTCCAAGAGGTATAGCTCTAAGAAATTCATTAGATGGTTATGCTGCAAACATAGATACAGAAAAAGTTATTTTAGACAATACCAATGTTCAAACTTTTACATTCATAGTAAACCAAACTAACAACTCCGCAGCAGTAAGTTATAGAGTATATGGTTGGGCTGAAGCAGGTGGTGGAACAGGTGGTTTTGAAGGAACTGGTAATGATATTGTAGTTAATGGCTCTGTTATTTCTACTTCTACCAACACAACGGTTCAATTTGACACTCCTACTTCAACCTTAACTGAAGATGGTGCCTTTATAGATGTATGTGTTAGCATTACCAATCCATCAACTACTGTTGCTACTACAGTAGACATTAGCTTAGGAGGAGGTTCAACTGCAACCAACGGAACAGATTATGATGATGGAGCAGGCACACCAGCCGCTATTGTTTTTCCACAAACTTTAACGTTTCCTGCTAACAGTAGTGCAGACCAATGCTTAACCATCTATATTTCTAATGACGATACACTTATTGAAGCTGACGAAACAGTAGTTTTAAATCTTACAAGTCCTAGTGGTGGCGATTCAGCTTCCATAGGCTCTACGTCTACACATACATTAACCATACTTGACAATGATTTTTATGATACATGCGCAACTTCTGTAACTATTCCTGTTAATGCTACTTGTGTTAATCAGTCCTTTACCAATGTTGGCGCTACCGATAGTGGAGTTGCTGATCCAGGTTGTGGTTCATATTCTGGTGGAGATGTATGGTTTAACCTAACTGTTCCTGCTAGTGGCTCTGTAACTGTTGAAACTTCTGATAATGGCGGAATTACAGACTCTGGCTTGGCATTATACTCTGGCACTTGCGGATCGTTATCTCTTATAGACTGTGATGATGACTCAGGAACTGGAAACATGTCTTTGATTAATGCTGCTGGATTAACACCAGGCTCAACTATCTATGTACGTGTTTGGGAATTTAACAATAATGATTTTGATACTTTTAATATTTGCGCCTATTCAGCACCTGAGATTGATGTAGAGAGAAATACAGGCACTTCTATTCCTAATGGATCTGCAGCTAACGCTGGTTACAACACTGTTTTTGCGGCAACAGTAATTGGTAGCTCTTCTGCTCCAAAAACATTCCATGTAAGCAGCGAAGGTTCTGCCGATGTAAACTTAACTAGCATAACATCTTCTAATCCTACAGAGTTTACGGTATCTCTAAATCCAAGTCCAGCTACAGTAACACCTGGTACTGAAGTAGATTTTGAAATTACATTTTCACCAAATGGTGTAGGATTACGTACAGCCACAATTACTATAGTGAGTAATGATGCTGATGAAAACCCTTATACATTTAACGTACAAGGAAATGGTGAATGTGCTGCTGGTACATTAACATTTTTACCAGATAATGGTCCTGTTAACACCATAGTAAATGTTACCACAAGTTCTACTAATTTTGGCGGTTCTACTACTGCCACTGTTAATGGCATTCCTGCTACTGTAAATGTTATTTCAAATTCTGAAATAGAGGTAACTATTCCTTCTGGCGCAACAACAGGCAGTCTAGAGATTATTGATGATTTAGGATGTGTAAGTTCTGATTTATTTACAGTAATTGACCAACAAATTTCTAGCTGTGAGGGCAGTTCTGGTACAACACCCTTGGATTTATTTATAAGCGAAATTACTGACCATGGTACCGGTCATCACTCTTACGTAGAAATCTACAATGGTACTGGTGTTACTGTAGATTTAACAGACTATGAAATTAGAATTCATAATAACGGTGCTGCAACAGCTACTAATACCATACCTCTTACCGGTTCAGTTCTCAATAACGATGTGTTTGTTCTTGCATTTGGTAGTACAGATGCTACTAATCCCAATGCCATTCATGGTTACGACCAATCTGATACTGCATTTGGAATAAATGAAGATGATAATATTCGTTTGTATTATACACCTACAAATGATTGGATAGATGTATGGGGAGATACGTCTGGTAGTATATTTACATTAGCATCAAAAGACTATACATACCGTAGAAAAAACTCAGGCATCACTGCACCAAACACCTATGGAGATACCACATGGAACCCAACTGATTGGGATGCCTTTACTCCTGTAGACTATAGCGATATTGGAACATACGATTTCTCAACAGGAACACCTCCTACAGTCAATAACATATCAAGCGCGACAACAGCCTGTAATGAAGTTACAATATCGGTTTCTGCAACCGAAGGCTATGTTACTGGTAATCCCTTAGCTTATTACTGGTACGCTTATGATCCTGCAAACGCAGGTCTTGGTTGGCAAGCTATATCTAACGGTGGTATTTATACAACAAATACAACTTCACCAAACTTAGTAATTTCTGATCCAAACAGTGTGTTAGATTTTCAGTTTTATTGCCAAGTTAGAGAAGATGATGCAACATGTTTTACTGCCTCTAATGCCATAAAAATTACTTATGGCACTGCAACTTGGGATGGAACTAATTGGACATGGAATGATGGCACTGCAATTGACACTATGCCAACTACTAATGCTAGTGTAATCATAGATGGAGATTATGACACTTCTTCTGGTGGTGTTCAAACAAGTTTTGAAGCTTGTGATTGTACTGTAAATACGGGTAATACCTTAACTATTGAAAACAACACTTATGTTTTGGTAGAAAATGATTTAACAGTAGATGGTAATGTGATTGTAAAAACCGATGGTTCTTTTGTGCAAGTCAATGACAATGCCAATGTAGATGGTGCAGTTTTATCTGATAAAACTAGGATAAGCGTAGAAAAAGAAACTGCGTATTTAGCCTCATATCATGAATACACCTATTGGAGTTCTCCTGTAAATGGAGAAATAGTTAGCGATGGCTTAGAAGAGGCTAACGACAATAGAATATATTATTTTAGTGGCCAGAATTTTAGAGATTCAACTGCTGAGACTAGTAATAACAATGCTACTGTTGCTGGACAGGACGACATAGACGATGATGCTAATGATTGGCAATTTGCTAATGGAGCAACTGTAATGTTGCCAGGTGTTGGTTATGCTTCTACTCACGATCCTAGTACGTTTATAAATCCTACATCGTACAGCTACACTTTTGAAGGTGCATTTAACAATGGTATTTTTAATGTCCCTATTTACAGAAATGATGCTGAAACAAACGACAACAACTGGAACTTTATTGGTAACCCTTACCCTTCCGCTATAGATGCGGACTTATTTTTAGCAGCTAATTCTAGTATAGACCAAACTGTTGGTGCTACAAACGGTGCCATATTCTTTTGGTCCCATAATACTGCCGCAGATGGTAATACCAACGGTAATGAAAACTTAAACTATGCTCAGAGCGATTATGCCATTATTAATGGCTCAGGAGAAACAATGGGAGGTGATATGGTAATGCCTAACAGATATATACCATCTGGGCAAGGTTTCTTTGTGTCAATGGATGATGGAGCAACTGCTTCCGTACATAGTGGAACCATAATGACAACTAATGTTGTGTTTAATAACAGTATGCGTGTTACAGGAAATAACGATCAGTTTTTTAGAACTGCTCAATACAATAAGTTGTGGCTAAATTTAACCTCAGATAATGGAGTTTTCAATCAGGTACTTGTAGCGTATGTAGATGGAGCAACTGATGGTGATGATGGCATGTACTATGATGCTCATAAAAATTTATCTTCTGATTTGTATTCTGGCATATATACTATAATAGATTCTACAATTGACAAAAAATTTGCTATTCAAGGTAAAGACCCTTACAATTTGAATATTGATGAAGTTATTCCATTAGGATTTAGCACTACTATAGAAGAAGCAACCATCTATACGATTTCAATTCATGCCACTGAAGGTAATTTTATGGGCGAAAATGATATTTTTGTCATTGATTATGACTTAAATATTATCCATAATCTAAAAACATTTGACTATAACTTTACATCTAACAGTGGGGAATTTAACAATCGTTTCGAAATTGTATTTACTCCTGAAGCGCTTTCTGTAAATGACAATATTATTACTGCAAACGACCTTATTATTACCGAACTTAACAACGGAGAGGTACAAATAAAAGTTAGCGAACAGTATACTATACAGCATGTTGAAATCTTAGATGTTCTAGGAAGACAAGTTTATAGCTTAACGGGAAATAGTTCGGCTGAAGTTTATAATTTATCTAAACTAAGTAATGCAGCATATATAGCTAAAGTAACTTTGTCTAACGGACAAGTAATTAGTAAAAAGGCTATTAAACAACGTTAG
- a CDS encoding TonB-dependent receptor gives MKMFIKLKCNIIFSIILCLCCTSIFAQTITVLEEGTNQPISGVSLYNLQKTKYEVTDFDGNANLNKFNGREVIYFQNLLYETLELRKVEISQNNNIVYLTPKVEGLKQIVISVSKFEQSKKDIPQSIVAVNAKEIALANPQTSADLLDNTGNVFIQKSQMGGGSPMIRGFSTNRLLISVDGVRMNNAIFRGGNLQNVISIDPLSVQNTEVTLGAGSVVYGSDAIGGVMSFYTKTPQLSYKEASIVSGNAMMRYASANDEKTTHLDFNLGYKKWAFLTNVSFTDFDDLRMGSHGPDEYLRPEYVIRQNGEDVIIANDNPRVQKPTGYNQINLMQKVRYEPKDNLKFDLGMYYTTTSDYSRYDRLIRPRGGVLRSAEWNYGPQEWFMGNFQLTKHSSSSNLYDKFQTNLAYQNFKESRKDRDFQSDIRAVRAEAVDAISFNIDFEKDLSRKTSLFYGIEYLHNTVHSEGYDENIATNENSTTVTRYPDGATWQSLAAYTSLKYKPNSKFVFQTGLRYNQIIAKADFTENNVFLNLPFDNADINTGALTGTAGITWSPSNMIQWKLNASTAFRAPNIDDIGKVFDSEPGSVVVPNNNLRPEYAYGGELGLKLNFENKVVLDMATYYTFLDNALIRRDFDINGETEIVYDGELSSVQAIQNASKAWIYGFEVGAEVNFSKALKLRSQYNVIGGTEDDNGVEVPVRHVAPNFGRTHLIWKKDQLLFDAFLVYNSELSFNQLAPSEFSKDYLYAKDSDGNPYSPSWYTLNLRTQYQWKDKLTLTASLENITDQRYRPYSSGISAAGRNLIIALQYAF, from the coding sequence ATGAAGATGTTTATAAAACTAAAATGTAATATCATTTTTAGTATAATTCTGTGCCTATGTTGTACTAGTATATTTGCACAGACCATTACGGTTTTAGAAGAGGGCACCAATCAGCCAATTTCTGGGGTTTCTCTGTATAATTTACAGAAAACAAAATACGAGGTCACCGACTTTGATGGCAACGCTAACCTAAATAAGTTTAATGGTAGAGAGGTCATCTATTTTCAGAATTTACTGTATGAGACATTAGAACTAAGAAAAGTTGAAATCTCTCAAAACAACAACATCGTTTATTTAACACCCAAAGTAGAAGGTCTTAAGCAAATAGTAATTTCGGTATCAAAGTTTGAACAAAGCAAAAAAGACATTCCGCAGTCTATAGTCGCGGTAAATGCTAAAGAAATAGCCTTAGCTAATCCGCAAACCAGTGCAGATCTGTTGGATAATACAGGTAATGTGTTTATTCAAAAAAGTCAAATGGGAGGAGGTAGCCCAATGATACGAGGTTTTTCAACAAATAGATTACTTATCTCTGTTGATGGTGTACGAATGAATAATGCCATTTTCAGAGGAGGTAACCTACAAAACGTTATTTCCATCGATCCTTTATCAGTTCAAAATACCGAAGTAACGCTAGGAGCTGGCTCTGTTGTTTATGGTAGTGATGCTATTGGTGGAGTTATGAGTTTCTATACCAAAACACCACAATTATCATATAAAGAAGCGTCTATAGTTAGCGGTAATGCCATGATGCGTTATGCTAGTGCTAATGACGAAAAAACAACACATTTAGATTTTAACCTTGGCTATAAAAAGTGGGCATTTTTAACCAATGTTAGCTTTACAGATTTTGATGACTTAAGAATGGGTAGCCATGGACCAGATGAGTACTTAAGACCAGAATATGTTATTAGGCAAAATGGGGAAGATGTTATCATAGCAAATGACAATCCAAGGGTGCAAAAACCGACAGGATATAACCAAATAAACCTCATGCAAAAGGTGAGGTACGAACCTAAAGATAATCTAAAGTTTGACTTAGGAATGTATTATACTACAACCTCAGATTATTCAAGGTATGATAGACTTATAAGACCAAGAGGAGGGGTTTTGCGTTCGGCAGAATGGAACTATGGCCCACAAGAATGGTTCATGGGAAATTTTCAGCTAACCAAACACAGTAGCAGTTCTAATTTATATGATAAGTTTCAAACTAATTTAGCGTATCAAAATTTTAAGGAGAGTCGAAAAGATAGAGATTTTCAATCAGATATTAGGGCTGTGCGTGCTGAGGCTGTCGATGCTATTTCATTTAATATAGATTTTGAAAAAGATCTAAGCAGAAAAACAAGTCTTTTTTATGGAATAGAATATTTGCATAATACCGTCCACTCAGAAGGCTATGACGAAAATATAGCTACTAACGAAAACTCGACTACGGTAACACGTTATCCAGATGGAGCTACATGGCAATCCTTGGCAGCATATACAAGTCTAAAATATAAACCTAATTCTAAATTTGTGTTTCAAACAGGTTTAAGATATAATCAGATTATTGCTAAAGCCGATTTTACGGAAAATAATGTCTTTTTAAATCTTCCTTTTGATAACGCAGACATTAATACAGGAGCATTAACAGGTACGGCAGGTATAACATGGTCTCCAAGTAATATGATACAATGGAAACTCAATGCCTCTACAGCGTTTAGAGCACCAAATATTGACGATATAGGTAAGGTGTTCGATTCTGAACCTGGATCTGTTGTGGTGCCAAATAATAATCTAAGACCAGAGTATGCTTATGGTGGAGAATTAGGTTTAAAGCTGAATTTTGAAAACAAGGTTGTGTTAGATATGGCTACCTATTACACCTTTTTAGACAATGCATTAATTAGAAGAGATTTTGATATTAATGGAGAAACGGAAATTGTTTATGATGGTGAATTAAGTTCAGTACAAGCCATACAAAATGCTTCTAAAGCCTGGATTTATGGTTTTGAAGTTGGTGCAGAAGTTAATTTTTCAAAGGCGTTAAAACTACGCTCACAGTATAATGTTATTGGAGGAACCGAAGATGATAATGGAGTAGAAGTTCCTGTAAGACACGTGGCACCAAATTTTGGAAGAACTCATCTTATTTGGAAAAAAGACCAATTGCTTTTTGATGCTTTTTTGGTATACAACAGCGAGTTATCATTTAATCAATTAGCTCCATCTGAGTTTTCTAAAGATTATTTGTATGCTAAAGATTCAGACGGCAATCCTTATTCACCTTCCTGGTACACTTTAAACTTACGAACACAATACCAGTGGAAAGATAAATTGACACTTACAGCAAGTTTAGAAAATATTACAGATCAACGGTACAGACCTTATTCCTCAGGTATTTCTGCTGCAGGCAGAAATTTAATAATAGCGTTGCAATATGCTTTTTAA
- the recO gene encoding DNA repair protein RecO gives MLTKNQGIVLSKLKYRDNDLIVKCYTKERGIISYIIRGVLKSQKGSSKTIYFQALSQLQFEENFKTNRSLQGIKEVKFSYIYHSLHSNIYKSSIVLFLSEILSNVLKEEERNEPLFNYLEIALQYLDSSEKFSNFHLLFLLKLTRYLGFQPESKNMEFPYFNLESGIFESSNHGIYSLSGENLTLLKQLLGTNFDALQSIKINAKQRREFLNMLLHYFELHLDGFKKPKSLQVLNEVFH, from the coding sequence ATGCTTACAAAAAACCAAGGCATTGTTCTTTCAAAATTAAAATATAGAGATAACGATCTTATCGTAAAGTGCTACACCAAAGAGCGTGGTATAATTAGTTATATTATAAGAGGAGTTTTAAAGTCTCAAAAGGGAAGTAGTAAGACCATTTATTTTCAGGCTTTGTCTCAGCTACAATTCGAAGAGAATTTTAAAACCAATAGGTCGCTTCAAGGAATTAAAGAAGTAAAGTTTAGTTACATATATCACAGCTTACACTCTAATATTTATAAAAGTTCTATTGTGTTATTTCTATCTGAGATTCTTTCAAATGTATTAAAGGAGGAAGAGAGAAACGAACCACTTTTTAATTACCTTGAAATTGCATTACAGTATCTCGATAGCTCTGAGAAGTTTTCTAATTTTCATCTGCTGTTTTTGTTGAAGTTAACACGCTACCTTGGTTTTCAGCCTGAAAGTAAGAATATGGAGTTTCCGTATTTTAATTTAGAATCAGGAATTTTTGAATCGTCTAACCATGGTATTTATTCGCTTTCTGGAGAAAATTTAACACTCTTAAAACAGTTGTTGGGCACAAATTTTGATGCCTTACAAAGCATTAAGATTAATGCAAAACAAAGACGAGAGTTTTTAAACATGTTATTGCATTATTTTGAGTTACATTTGGACGGGTTTAAGAAACCAAAATCATTACAAGTGCTAAATGAAGTGTTTCATTAG
- the porZ gene encoding type IX secretion system anionic LPS delivery protein PorZ produces the protein MHKTVFRFLLFFFGLSLNLGAQDFSTLWQAHFSYNDIVDVVSGNDKIYAAAQNAVFEYDTLTEEIKTITTVEGLSGEQITTILYSEEFQYLVIGYETGLIEVYSEIDNSVLTVVDILEKENITPANKSINHFYEHEGLVYISTDYGVSVYDLDRLEFGDTYFLGNGGSQIIVNQVTVLNNEIFAACSSANGLKKADLSNPNLIDFSQWQTFLPGNFINVNTVGDYAYAIRANRSFFEITNTSFTQLFVLPLVPTDTEVSENNLIISNVNTIQVYDENVQLIASYVSNEDFDTRFSSAVQINDEVYIGTEDFGVLKTGVSDGLTYTEVKPNGPLFNEIFRLNAESEVVWATFGNYTPAFDPAPLTSRGLSYLKDEVWEDIPFDSVFGARDLARISVNPFNPNQVFVGSFHDGILEINNFEPTILYNQENSGLESLVVPGAPNYISIRVSASAFDNDGVLWSMSARAPNPLKSYDPNSGSWQGYDFSSIIEDTLLGEFGFFDIAIDNNGTKWIGGYSNGLYAYNESLANPLKNITSEEQNNLPYPRVTALEIDNRNQLWVGTFSGLRVLYNTSGFFDDPNPTLSSIIILEDGIAQELLEYQTITDIEVDGSNNKWIGTVDAGVFYFSPDGQNTIYHFTKDNSPLPSNRITDISIDPINGIVYIATTRGMLSFRAGGSKPDETLEDAFAYPNPVRPEYDVLGYNDLNDINKGVKISGLTENVNIKITDIEGNLVAEAQSNINLRSSTANYNFAIDGGTAVWNGKNLANSIVRTGVYLVMISDLDSFETKVLKVLIVR, from the coding sequence ATGCATAAAACTGTTTTTAGATTTTTACTATTCTTTTTTGGTTTATCACTTAATCTAGGCGCGCAAGATTTTTCTACATTATGGCAAGCACATTTCTCATACAATGATATAGTAGATGTTGTAAGTGGTAATGATAAGATATACGCAGCTGCTCAAAATGCTGTTTTTGAGTATGATACCTTAACAGAAGAAATAAAAACAATCACTACTGTAGAAGGGTTGTCTGGAGAGCAGATTACAACAATTCTTTATAGTGAAGAATTTCAATATTTGGTTATTGGCTACGAAACGGGTCTAATAGAAGTTTACTCAGAAATAGATAACTCTGTATTGACTGTAGTTGATATTTTAGAAAAAGAGAATATTACACCAGCAAATAAATCTATTAATCACTTTTATGAGCATGAAGGCTTGGTCTATATTTCTACAGATTATGGCGTTTCTGTTTATGACTTAGATCGATTAGAGTTTGGTGATACGTATTTTTTAGGGAATGGAGGCTCACAGATTATTGTAAATCAGGTTACAGTATTAAATAATGAAATTTTTGCAGCTTGTTCTAGTGCCAATGGTTTAAAGAAAGCAGATTTAAGTAATCCTAATCTTATTGACTTTTCTCAATGGCAGACCTTTTTACCGGGTAACTTTATCAATGTTAATACCGTTGGAGATTATGCCTATGCAATACGGGCTAATCGATCTTTTTTTGAAATAACAAATACCAGTTTTACACAACTATTTGTTTTACCCTTAGTACCAACAGATACAGAGGTAAGCGAAAACAACTTAATTATTTCAAATGTCAATACTATACAGGTTTATGATGAAAATGTACAGCTAATAGCAAGCTATGTAAGCAATGAAGATTTTGATACCCGTTTTTCTTCTGCTGTTCAAATTAATGATGAAGTTTATATTGGTACAGAAGATTTTGGTGTTTTAAAAACAGGTGTTTCAGATGGCTTAACCTATACAGAAGTGAAACCAAATGGACCATTGTTTAATGAAATATTTAGGCTTAATGCAGAATCTGAGGTTGTTTGGGCTACTTTTGGTAATTACACACCTGCTTTTGATCCAGCTCCATTAACCTCAAGAGGTTTAAGTTATCTAAAAGATGAAGTATGGGAGGACATTCCTTTTGACAGTGTTTTTGGAGCACGAGATTTAGCTAGAATATCAGTTAACCCTTTTAATCCAAACCAAGTTTTTGTGGGTTCATTCCATGATGGGATTTTAGAAATAAATAATTTTGAGCCTACAATATTATATAACCAGGAGAATAGTGGGTTAGAATCTCTGGTGGTTCCGGGTGCCCCAAACTATATAAGTATAAGAGTTTCAGCATCTGCTTTTGATAATGACGGAGTACTTTGGAGCATGTCTGCACGTGCGCCCAATCCTTTAAAATCTTACGACCCAAATTCAGGGAGTTGGCAAGGGTACGATTTTTCTTCAATTATAGAAGATACCTTGTTAGGAGAGTTTGGCTTTTTTGATATTGCAATAGATAATAATGGCACCAAATGGATTGGTGGCTATTCTAATGGTCTTTATGCCTATAATGAAAGTCTTGCTAACCCTCTAAAGAACATAACATCCGAAGAGCAGAACAACCTTCCTTACCCTAGGGTAACCGCCTTAGAAATCGATAACAGAAATCAATTATGGGTAGGTACATTTTCAGGATTAAGGGTACTTTATAACACTTCTGGCTTTTTTGATGATCCTAATCCAACCCTTAGCTCCATTATTATTTTAGAAGATGGTATAGCTCAAGAGTTGTTAGAATATCAAACCATAACAGATATAGAAGTAGATGGGTCTAATAATAAATGGATAGGGACTGTAGATGCTGGAGTATTTTATTTTTCGCCTGATGGACAAAATACAATTTATCATTTTACAAAGGATAACTCACCTTTACCATCTAACCGTATTACAGATATTTCCATAGACCCTATTAATGGTATTGTATATATAGCAACTACAAGAGGTATGCTTTCATTTAGAGCTGGTGGGTCTAAACCAGACGAAACACTTGAAGATGCCTTTGCATATCCAAATCCTGTAAGACCTGAGTATGATGTGCTGGGATATAATGATTTAAACGATATTAATAAAGGTGTTAAAATTAGTGGTCTTACCGAAAATGTTAATATTAAGATTACTGATATAGAAGGCAATCTTGTTGCAGAAGCACAGTCTAATATTAACTTAAGATCTTCTACGGCCAATTATAATTTTGCCATAGATGGTGGTACTGCTGTATGGAATGGTAAAAACCTAGCAAACTCTATTGTTAGAACAGGAGTTTACCTTGTGATGATATCCGATTTAGATTCGTTTGAAACAAAAGTTCTAAAAGTTCTTATAGTGCGATAA